From Gimesia panareensis, the proteins below share one genomic window:
- a CDS encoding N,N-dimethylformamidase beta subunit family domain-containing protein codes for MLIGYVSDENYSALFDVAIEFQSDGQFFSTRSTASGAVILDLPEGEYTVILQHTDHCPKRVQMQVRAGQIYQFRLLSKKLFGFAWPRCVKAGEASEFRVHSTSEYQVELWRYGKEKEYIRRIGTFDDHAPLANLQITPDGDYTQEGVNWNDIGYRGAVQRQSVTSPERSGLYMFHLRNQSGDHFTFPWVVAPETPQSDIAILASDLTWNAYNNFGGRSNYLNPDGLPATPTVNSRQELRRYLKPSFGVYCVEEYPPLSLERPQPYLHIDLDEQLRDPIYSRMGCGMLHSEWRLLGWMEEQELSYDYYSETQFHLGTLPLDEYKVLILSSHPEYWSKQMYDRLKTWVFESGGRLIYLGGNGLNCEVEFLDDERIVYHNTDCTSWCGVAMDPPIPESESTYESRYHARQESEANLLGVVFSFAGIMTGAPYKVIDADHWALAGTDLKQDDLFGTESQHMRIPGGASGHETDKISPSSPPQVHLIAQGTNPDQGGADMIHYQTDSGGEVFSVGSICWITSMLVDKNVSRVTRNVIDQFTKSE; via the coding sequence ATGCTTATCGGATATGTCAGCGATGAAAATTATAGCGCCTTATTTGATGTCGCGATCGAGTTTCAGTCGGACGGGCAGTTTTTCAGTACGCGTTCTACTGCCTCGGGGGCTGTCATCCTGGATCTGCCGGAAGGGGAATACACGGTCATCTTGCAACATACCGACCATTGTCCCAAACGCGTACAGATGCAGGTCCGGGCTGGACAGATTTATCAGTTTCGTCTGTTGTCCAAAAAATTGTTTGGCTTTGCCTGGCCGCGTTGCGTGAAGGCTGGGGAAGCTTCCGAGTTTCGTGTGCATTCCACGTCCGAATATCAAGTGGAACTCTGGCGGTACGGCAAGGAGAAAGAGTATATCCGACGCATCGGCACCTTTGACGATCATGCCCCGCTGGCCAATCTGCAGATCACTCCTGACGGTGATTACACACAGGAGGGAGTGAACTGGAACGATATCGGTTACCGTGGTGCCGTGCAGCGCCAGTCAGTCACCTCACCGGAGCGTTCCGGCCTGTATATGTTCCATCTGCGGAATCAGTCGGGAGATCATTTTACGTTTCCCTGGGTGGTGGCCCCTGAGACCCCACAGTCGGACATCGCGATTCTGGCCAGCGATTTGACCTGGAATGCCTACAACAATTTTGGCGGACGGAGCAATTATCTGAACCCGGATGGCTTACCCGCAACGCCCACCGTCAACAGTCGCCAGGAATTGAGACGCTATCTGAAGCCTTCGTTCGGTGTCTATTGTGTTGAGGAATATCCTCCCCTTTCGCTGGAACGACCGCAGCCTTATCTGCACATTGATCTGGATGAGCAGTTGCGGGATCCGATCTACAGCCGGATGGGGTGTGGTATGTTGCATTCCGAATGGCGGCTCCTCGGCTGGATGGAAGAACAGGAACTCTCATACGACTATTACAGCGAAACACAATTCCACCTGGGAACACTCCCGCTTGACGAATACAAGGTGCTCATCCTCAGTTCGCATCCCGAGTACTGGTCGAAGCAGATGTACGATCGGCTGAAAACCTGGGTCTTTGAATCCGGCGGACGGTTAATCTATCTGGGAGGGAACGGACTGAACTGCGAAGTCGAATTTTTGGATGACGAACGCATCGTCTATCACAACACTGACTGTACCAGCTGGTGCGGTGTGGCCATGGATCCGCCGATTCCCGAATCGGAATCGACCTATGAGAGCCGTTATCACGCGCGACAGGAGTCAGAAGCGAATTTGCTCGGAGTCGTCTTCTCGTTTGCCGGGATTATGACCGGAGCACCTTATAAAGTCATCGATGCCGATCACTGGGCTTTGGCCGGGACGGATCTGAAACAGGATGATCTGTTTGGCACCGAAAGCCAGCACATGCGAATCCCCGGCGGTGCGTCGGGACATGAGACGGATAAGATCTCGCCCAGTTCACCCCCGCAAGTACACCTGATTGCGCAGGGGACGAATCCGGATCAGGGGGGAGCAGATATGATCCATTACCAGACCGATTCGGGGGGAGAAGTCTTCTCCGTCGGCTCCATCTGCTGGATCACTTCCATGCTGGTCGACAAAAACGTTTCGCGGGTGACGCGGAATGTGATCGATCAATTTACAAAATCAGAATGA
- a CDS encoding acetamidase/formamidase family protein translates to MQELSLGNLNYEFSREQEPRLRVTSGETIRVETEDALSGQIRKAGDCRDKSKVPYSNPVTGPIFIEGAELGDTLAIRIEKIESRDGQCATYTGNPKQLCQWLGTDVPGGSHVCPIRDGLVYWSDEIAIPYQPMLGCIGTTPAYGMPSTMPAGPHGGNMDIREVTEGNTLFLPVFVDGAYLYLGDAHAAMGQGELSATGLEMASQTTLTIELLKGKTIAGPRIESPDELITVSSGTPMERATADAFAQMILWMEAEHGWNRWRAYDVLTHVAEISMGYYEGGGLAVKIAKKYVAHPS, encoded by the coding sequence ATGCAGGAACTCTCTCTGGGAAATCTGAATTACGAATTCAGTCGTGAGCAGGAACCGCGGCTCCGCGTGACCAGCGGCGAGACCATCCGTGTGGAAACCGAAGACGCTCTGTCCGGGCAGATCCGCAAAGCCGGGGATTGCCGGGATAAGAGCAAGGTCCCGTACAGCAATCCGGTGACGGGGCCGATTTTTATCGAAGGCGCTGAGCTCGGAGACACCCTGGCGATCAGGATCGAAAAGATCGAGTCCCGCGACGGTCAGTGTGCGACTTACACGGGAAATCCCAAACAGCTCTGCCAGTGGCTGGGAACCGATGTGCCAGGTGGTTCCCATGTCTGTCCGATCCGTGACGGGCTGGTCTACTGGAGTGATGAGATCGCCATCCCCTATCAGCCGATGTTGGGCTGCATCGGCACCACACCCGCTTACGGCATGCCCAGTACGATGCCCGCTGGCCCGCATGGCGGGAACATGGATATCCGCGAAGTGACCGAAGGGAACACACTCTTTCTCCCGGTTTTCGTCGACGGCGCATATCTGTATCTGGGAGATGCCCATGCCGCGATGGGGCAGGGGGAACTCTCTGCAACGGGGCTGGAGATGGCCTCGCAGACCACATTGACGATTGAACTACTCAAAGGTAAAACAATCGCCGGCCCCCGGATTGAGTCGCCGGACGAACTGATTACTGTCTCCAGCGGCACACCGATGGAGCGCGCCACCGCGGATGCGTTTGCCCAGATGATTCTCTGGATGGAAGCCGAACATGGCTGGAATCGCTGGCGGGCCTACGACGTATTAACGCATGTGGCGGAAATTTCGATGGGTTACTACGAAGGCGGCGGTCTGGCCGTCAAAATTGCGAAAAAGTATGTGGCTCACCCCTCTTGA
- a CDS encoding GDSL-type esterase/lipase family protein, whose amino-acid sequence MMRSFLLPLLFLLITVSGFAEEKKLDWVQVTEKADWQPRDSQGELVYRDQLWIFGGWFNSYEAPPRDVWKSKDGKHWTPVTKKAPWIHSDLPMTVVFKDKMWLMGGWYNGRLPGHSAGNQVWSSTDGKHWDLVAKKAAWTPRLAAALVTFKGKMWLLGGTENYYFGDQKSLKNDVWYSSDGKEWKLATEHAGWSPRAYHQAAVLNDRIYVFGGGNYTPEYHANNDVWSSADGIHWRQETAHAPWHERLWFSSVVYRDRIWVIGGWSNNPSTNKQDAWYSQDGKNWTELKSGVVWKERHEHSAFVFKDKIWIAGGHAQPLNSQVWTLYVPPNWFDGQKQSVSSHSDFPKTMTKLKAGEPAKVVCFGDSVTGVYYHTGSRRAYTDMLGIALEKAVPGSKPEMINAGISGHTTVNALSRIERDVLKHHPDLVTVMFGLNDMTRVPLADYEKNLHSILKQCRDVGAEVLLCTPNAVITTGSRPTEKLIKYCDVVRKVGKELNVPVCDAYEQLTVLRKKDPLAWRLLMSDEIHPNMAGHKKLAELLAESITGNSVSLADVKPPTLAIPRSQSLIKAKRPIKVIAMPPLDQLIQKAAQEVAPDAKLEVTTWETKGKTRKQIESDAGKLVRPGKPDLVLLAIPRDAKAESQEDFIHSLMWTLNFSLNFGKGGWDCVVFHPDVFDPDHPDPAHDELTRQLVLGQDLTLVDRPAGEQKTAEEILKHWLKSQLD is encoded by the coding sequence ATGATGCGATCCTTCCTGCTGCCGCTGTTGTTCCTGCTGATTACCGTTTCCGGATTTGCTGAAGAGAAAAAGCTGGACTGGGTCCAGGTGACCGAAAAAGCGGACTGGCAACCTCGAGATTCGCAGGGGGAACTGGTCTATCGAGATCAGCTCTGGATCTTTGGCGGTTGGTTCAATTCCTATGAAGCCCCGCCGCGGGACGTCTGGAAATCCAAAGACGGGAAGCACTGGACTCCGGTCACAAAGAAAGCGCCCTGGATCCACAGCGATCTGCCGATGACGGTCGTCTTCAAAGACAAAATGTGGCTGATGGGGGGCTGGTATAACGGGCGGCTGCCCGGGCATTCCGCCGGTAATCAGGTCTGGTCATCCACCGATGGGAAACACTGGGACCTCGTGGCAAAAAAAGCAGCCTGGACGCCCCGCCTGGCCGCAGCACTGGTCACCTTTAAGGGCAAGATGTGGTTGCTCGGCGGTACTGAGAACTACTACTTTGGTGATCAGAAGAGTCTGAAAAACGATGTCTGGTATTCCTCAGACGGGAAAGAGTGGAAGCTGGCCACCGAACATGCCGGCTGGTCGCCCCGGGCCTATCATCAGGCCGCGGTATTGAATGACCGCATCTACGTGTTTGGCGGCGGCAATTACACGCCCGAATATCACGCCAACAACGACGTCTGGAGCTCGGCGGATGGAATTCACTGGCGACAGGAAACCGCCCACGCCCCCTGGCACGAACGGTTATGGTTTTCGTCTGTCGTTTACCGCGATCGCATCTGGGTCATCGGTGGCTGGTCCAATAATCCCTCGACCAACAAACAGGATGCCTGGTATTCGCAGGATGGAAAAAACTGGACTGAGCTGAAGTCCGGCGTTGTCTGGAAAGAGCGACACGAACATTCGGCGTTTGTCTTTAAAGATAAAATCTGGATCGCCGGCGGCCATGCTCAGCCATTGAACAGTCAGGTCTGGACACTCTATGTGCCCCCCAACTGGTTTGACGGTCAGAAACAGAGCGTCTCCAGTCACTCTGATTTTCCCAAAACCATGACAAAGCTGAAAGCAGGTGAACCGGCGAAGGTCGTCTGTTTCGGTGACAGTGTCACCGGCGTCTATTATCACACCGGCAGTCGTCGGGCTTATACCGATATGCTGGGCATCGCTCTCGAAAAAGCGGTACCCGGCTCCAAACCCGAGATGATCAATGCCGGCATCAGCGGACACACGACCGTGAATGCCCTGTCGCGTATCGAGCGGGACGTACTCAAGCATCACCCGGATCTGGTGACGGTGATGTTCGGTCTGAACGATATGACGCGGGTGCCGCTGGCAGACTATGAAAAGAACCTGCACTCGATCCTCAAGCAGTGCCGTGATGTAGGGGCAGAGGTCTTGCTCTGTACGCCCAATGCTGTGATTACCACAGGCAGCAGGCCGACTGAGAAACTGATCAAATATTGTGATGTGGTCCGTAAGGTCGGCAAAGAGCTGAACGTCCCCGTCTGTGATGCGTACGAGCAGCTCACAGTACTCAGAAAGAAAGATCCGCTCGCCTGGCGGTTGCTGATGAGCGATGAGATCCATCCCAACATGGCGGGACACAAAAAACTGGCAGAGTTGCTGGCGGAATCGATAACCGGAAATTCGGTCTCACTGGCCGACGTGAAGCCGCCAACACTGGCGATCCCGCGCTCACAGAGTCTGATCAAAGCAAAACGTCCGATCAAAGTCATCGCGATGCCCCCCCTGGATCAGTTGATTCAAAAGGCGGCACAGGAAGTCGCCCCGGATGCGAAGCTGGAAGTTACCACCTGGGAAACAAAAGGAAAAACACGTAAGCAGATCGAATCTGATGCCGGAAAACTGGTTCGACCGGGCAAACCGGATCTGGTCCTGCTGGCAATTCCCCGTGATGCGAAAGCCGAATCGCAGGAAGATTTTATCCACAGCTTGATGTGGACGTTGAATTTTTCGCTTAATTTCGGCAAGGGAGGCTGGGACTGTGTCGTCTTCCATCCGGATGTTTTCGATCCGGACCACCCCGATCCCGCTCACGATGAGCTCACCAGACAACTGGTTCTGGGACAGGATCTGACGCTTGTTGATCGACCTGCGGGAGAGCAGAAGACAGCAGAAGAAATCCTCAAACATTGGCTGAAATCGCAGCTCGATTGA
- the map gene encoding type I methionyl aminopeptidase, whose amino-acid sequence MSGNPIIYKSYEWERLRIASRFNASLMDHLRPYVKPGISTDEINQVVHEYTVSHGHTPATLGYHGFPKSCCISINEVVCHGIPDETVLKEGDIVNVDITSIVDGWYGDQSETFLVGEVTDEARKLVQATFDSLFLAINAIHPGSSVIEIGEVIYDYATELGYGVVRQYQGHGIGREFHTDPGIPHYPVSGSERDLLLPGMCFTIEPMLNSGSWKTVEDRSDGWTVRTKDGKLSAQFEHTILMTDAGPEILTLTKEGPQPGHRF is encoded by the coding sequence TTGTCCGGAAATCCAATTATCTATAAATCGTACGAGTGGGAACGCCTGCGAATTGCCTCCCGTTTCAATGCCAGTTTGATGGATCATCTGCGCCCGTATGTCAAACCGGGGATCTCCACGGATGAAATCAATCAGGTGGTTCATGAATATACGGTTTCGCATGGCCACACTCCCGCCACTCTGGGCTATCACGGCTTTCCCAAGAGTTGCTGTATCAGCATCAATGAAGTCGTCTGTCACGGTATTCCCGATGAGACCGTGCTGAAAGAAGGCGATATCGTCAACGTCGATATCACCAGTATCGTAGATGGCTGGTACGGGGATCAGTCGGAAACGTTTCTGGTCGGTGAGGTCACCGACGAAGCCCGCAAACTGGTTCAGGCGACCTTCGATTCCCTGTTTCTGGCGATTAATGCCATTCATCCCGGCTCCAGCGTGATCGAAATTGGCGAAGTCATTTACGATTACGCTACTGAACTGGGCTATGGCGTCGTCCGTCAATATCAGGGACATGGCATCGGGCGCGAATTCCACACCGATCCCGGAATTCCCCATTATCCGGTCTCCGGTTCCGAACGCGATCTGCTCCTGCCAGGCATGTGTTTTACGATTGAACCGATGCTGAACTCAGGGAGCTGGAAGACCGTCGAAGACCGCAGTGATGGCTGGACCGTACGCACCAAAGACGGCAAGCTCTCGGCCCAGTTCGAACATACGATTCTGATGACCGACGCGGGGCCGGAAATCCTGACCCTCACCAAAGAGGGGCCGCAGCCGGGACACCGTTTCTAA
- the rlmB gene encoding 23S rRNA (guanosine(2251)-2'-O)-methyltransferase RlmB: MVGKHSKVKKSKPLLGNHQKCWIWGRNAVRETLSAGFWKIWELYLSEKLPAEEIAELETRAAQLSVPVIVTTDKTLTQKSRAGDHQGMIAKMAPFPYAAAEEVLAQNTDTPLYLILDRIQDPYNFGAIIRSAEILGADAIFIGSQEQCDVTSLVCRTSAGAVNHIALAQVPDLVAFCQQLKADNINVLGTAMQAEETLVDYAFQQPTALIVGNEGTGVHLELIAACSHLIRIPQQGQTESLNVAVSAGILLYEASRQRGFQ, encoded by the coding sequence ATGGTCGGAAAGCATTCTAAAGTAAAGAAAAGTAAGCCTCTGCTGGGAAACCACCAGAAATGCTGGATCTGGGGCCGAAATGCGGTCAGAGAAACGCTGTCTGCCGGCTTCTGGAAGATCTGGGAATTATATCTGTCAGAGAAACTACCTGCTGAAGAGATCGCAGAACTGGAGACCCGTGCTGCCCAGTTATCAGTTCCGGTCATCGTCACCACTGACAAAACACTCACCCAAAAATCCCGCGCGGGCGACCACCAGGGCATGATCGCCAAAATGGCGCCGTTTCCCTATGCTGCGGCTGAAGAGGTGCTGGCACAAAACACGGATACGCCCCTGTATTTAATTCTGGATCGGATCCAGGATCCGTATAATTTCGGGGCCATCATCCGCTCTGCGGAGATCCTGGGCGCGGATGCGATTTTCATCGGCTCGCAGGAACAGTGCGATGTGACCAGCCTGGTCTGCCGCACTTCGGCCGGCGCCGTCAATCATATTGCACTGGCTCAGGTCCCGGATCTGGTCGCCTTCTGCCAGCAGTTGAAAGCGGACAACATCAACGTGCTGGGCACAGCAATGCAGGCGGAGGAGACGCTGGTGGACTATGCGTTTCAGCAGCCCACGGCATTGATCGTGGGAAACGAGGGGACCGGCGTGCATCTGGAACTGATCGCTGCCTGTTCGCATCTGATCCGGATTCCACAACAGGGGCAGACCGAATCGTTAAATGTGGCGGTCTCTGCAGGAATCCTGCTGTACGAAGCCAGTCGACAACGCGGGTTCCAGTAA
- a CDS encoding efflux RND transporter permease subunit has product MFSRFFIYHPIFASVISIVIAIVGAISLPLLPVELFPDITPPTVAVTATYRGADAQVVADTVATPIEEQVNGVENMLYMSSSSTSDGNMTLTVTFDVGTDLDMANVLVQNRVAIANPSLPEDVKREGVTTKKKSTNMTLVIALNSPDETFDELYLSNYASININDELKRIDGVSDVNVVNAKDFGMRIWLDPNQLDTRNITTTDVVDALRQQNVQVAAGSIGQEPNPDNQDFQLTVTTLGRLTDPKQFADIIIKTGEEGQITQIKDVARVELGAQSYSGYSQLDGKPAALIAIYQLPGANALDVAEKSQKVMERLKKDFPKGLEYSVPYNSTEFVNASIDEVVKTLFVALALVFVTIFVFLQDFRATLIPAVTIPVSLLGTMAVMLAMGYTINTLSLFGIVLVIGIVVDDAIVVVENVTRILDTEKCSPKEATAKAMVEITGPVVATTLVLLAVFVPTMVLPGITGRLYRQFALTISIATLFSSVCALTLSPAMCGIMLRQTRERRGFFFRWFNWCFDHSLNLYMKIVKTCVRRAFIMLIPMLVIFGATGVGFMSVPGGFLPNEDQGYIFVNTQLPDGAALNRTRVVQNRINKLAADLPSATHVITMGGFSMLNNSNASNYSTTIIALENWDKRQSPDLHVFALVPRLQKELAQIQESIAFAFIPPAIQGLGNAGGFQIQIQDRSAAGMDVLQMATTDLMDRGNSDQVVRGLNTSFSATVPQIYLDIDREKAIKMGVPLNSIFDTLQAELGSTYVNDFNLFNRTFKVMVQADEDYRNKVQDITRLKVRDRRGSMVPLHTLVKVNNSAGPQEVDHYNLYPTSAITGNPAPGYSSGQAIQRMQELCNEVLPEGFGYEWTGIAYQQIEAGNMAPFIFAMALVFVYLFLCAQYESWSIPISVILSVPLGIFGAIFATMLRGMDNNIYTQVGFVLLIALASKNAILIVEFAKLQREAGKSIRDAAVEACHLRFRPILMTAFSAILGAIPLAIASGAGAASRQALGTAVVAGLTAATIFGVVMVPVMYVIIQIISEWLSSTKPETKPEGPTESAPASS; this is encoded by the coding sequence ATGTTTTCCCGGTTTTTTATCTATCATCCGATTTTTGCCAGCGTGATTTCGATCGTCATCGCCATCGTTGGTGCGATTTCACTCCCGCTGTTACCCGTGGAACTCTTTCCGGATATTACTCCACCCACGGTCGCCGTCACCGCTACCTATCGTGGGGCGGATGCCCAGGTGGTCGCAGATACGGTTGCCACTCCCATCGAAGAGCAAGTTAACGGTGTGGAAAACATGCTTTACATGTCTTCCAGCAGTACCAGCGACGGCAACATGACATTAACTGTCACGTTCGATGTGGGCACCGATCTGGATATGGCGAACGTACTGGTACAGAACCGCGTTGCGATTGCCAACCCGTCACTGCCTGAAGACGTCAAACGGGAAGGGGTGACGACCAAAAAAAAATCGACCAACATGACGCTGGTGATTGCCCTCAATTCACCTGATGAAACGTTTGACGAACTGTATCTGAGCAACTACGCCTCGATTAATATTAATGATGAATTAAAACGTATCGACGGGGTCAGTGATGTCAATGTCGTGAATGCCAAGGATTTCGGCATGCGGATCTGGCTGGACCCGAATCAGCTCGATACCCGGAATATCACCACGACCGATGTGGTCGATGCACTCCGGCAGCAAAACGTCCAGGTGGCCGCCGGTTCGATTGGTCAGGAACCTAACCCCGATAACCAGGATTTTCAGCTGACAGTGACCACCCTCGGGCGACTGACCGATCCCAAACAGTTTGCCGACATCATTATCAAAACCGGGGAAGAAGGGCAGATCACACAAATCAAGGATGTGGCCCGTGTCGAGTTGGGAGCACAGAGCTATTCTGGTTATTCGCAGCTGGATGGAAAGCCCGCGGCGTTAATTGCCATCTATCAGCTTCCGGGGGCGAACGCGCTGGATGTGGCCGAGAAGTCACAAAAAGTGATGGAGCGGCTCAAAAAAGACTTTCCTAAAGGTCTCGAATATTCCGTTCCCTACAACTCGACCGAGTTTGTGAATGCCTCGATTGATGAAGTGGTCAAAACATTATTTGTGGCACTTGCCCTGGTGTTCGTCACCATCTTTGTCTTCCTGCAGGATTTCCGCGCCACGCTGATCCCGGCGGTCACCATCCCCGTCTCACTGTTGGGCACCATGGCTGTCATGCTGGCGATGGGCTATACCATCAATACACTCTCACTGTTCGGAATCGTGCTCGTCATCGGGATTGTCGTCGACGATGCCATCGTGGTCGTCGAAAACGTGACCCGTATTCTCGATACCGAAAAGTGTTCTCCTAAAGAAGCGACTGCAAAGGCGATGGTCGAAATTACCGGTCCGGTGGTCGCGACGACCCTGGTGCTGCTGGCGGTCTTTGTGCCGACTATGGTGCTCCCGGGGATTACCGGTCGTCTCTATCGTCAGTTCGCTTTGACCATCTCAATTGCTACCTTGTTTTCCTCTGTCTGTGCCTTAACCCTCAGTCCCGCGATGTGCGGCATCATGCTGCGTCAGACCCGCGAGCGGCGCGGTTTCTTCTTCCGTTGGTTTAACTGGTGTTTCGATCATTCATTGAATCTCTACATGAAAATCGTCAAAACCTGTGTCCGGCGTGCGTTTATTATGTTGATCCCGATGCTGGTCATCTTTGGTGCCACCGGAGTCGGTTTCATGTCGGTGCCGGGGGGCTTCCTGCCGAACGAGGACCAGGGTTACATCTTCGTGAATACACAGCTGCCCGATGGTGCCGCCCTGAACCGCACGCGGGTCGTACAGAATCGCATTAACAAACTGGCCGCGGATCTCCCCTCAGCGACGCACGTGATTACCATGGGCGGCTTTTCGATGTTGAATAACTCGAATGCCTCCAACTATTCCACGACGATCATCGCCCTGGAAAACTGGGACAAACGACAGTCTCCCGATTTGCACGTGTTTGCCCTGGTGCCTCGTTTGCAGAAGGAACTGGCCCAGATTCAGGAATCGATCGCCTTTGCCTTTATCCCACCCGCCATTCAGGGGCTGGGTAATGCGGGCGGATTCCAGATTCAGATTCAGGACCGTAGTGCCGCCGGCATGGATGTCCTGCAGATGGCCACCACCGATCTGATGGACCGCGGGAACTCCGACCAGGTGGTCCGGGGACTGAATACGAGTTTCAGTGCCACGGTTCCCCAGATTTATCTGGATATCGACCGCGAAAAAGCGATTAAGATGGGGGTTCCCCTGAATTCCATTTTCGATACCCTGCAGGCCGAACTCGGTTCGACTTATGTGAACGACTTCAACCTCTTCAACCGTACATTCAAAGTGATGGTCCAGGCGGATGAGGATTATCGCAACAAAGTCCAGGATATCACCCGCTTGAAAGTCCGTGATCGACGGGGCAGTATGGTTCCCCTGCATACCCTGGTCAAAGTGAATAACTCCGCCGGTCCCCAGGAAGTGGATCACTACAATCTCTATCCGACTTCTGCGATTACAGGGAACCCTGCGCCGGGGTACAGTTCCGGGCAGGCGATTCAGCGGATGCAGGAACTCTGCAACGAAGTCCTGCCGGAAGGCTTTGGTTACGAGTGGACCGGAATTGCCTATCAGCAGATTGAAGCGGGGAACATGGCGCCGTTCATTTTTGCGATGGCGTTGGTCTTTGTGTACCTCTTTCTGTGTGCTCAATATGAAAGCTGGTCCATCCCAATCTCGGTGATTCTGTCAGTACCTCTGGGAATCTTTGGTGCGATTTTCGCGACGATGCTACGGGGTATGGATAACAATATCTATACCCAGGTCGGTTTCGTGCTGCTGATTGCACTGGCCAGTAAAAACGCGATTCTGATTGTGGAATTCGCAAAGCTACAGCGTGAAGCAGGCAAGTCGATTCGCGACGCCGCCGTCGAAGCCTGTCACCTCCGGTTCCGTCCGATTCTGATGACTGCTTTCAGTGCCATCCTGGGGGCCATTCCGCTGGCCATCGCCTCGGGAGCCGGGGCCGCCAGTCGACAGGCACTGGGGACCGCGGTGGTAGCTGGTCTGACTGCAGCGACCATTTTCGGAGTGGTGATGGTACCCGTAATGTATGTGATCATTCAGATCATCAGCGAATGGCTCAGCAGCACCAAACCGGAAACGAAGCCAGAAGGACCGACGGAGTCGGCTCCCGCATCGAGCTAA
- a CDS encoding efflux RND transporter periplasmic adaptor subunit, whose translation MLLSGCNQPPPPPQMKPPAVTVAEPVVKQVVFNEDFTGTLASVASVDIRARVAGFLEKIDFQPSDNVKKGQLLFVIQQDEYQAALDKANAQQKAADAQLVDAQATLDRYTELLKKQAVTPQDVNDATAARDKAQAAVLGAKADVEQAQINMGYTTIKAPINGKISRNLVDVGNLVGSGENTLLTSIVTMDPIYVYFDASERLWLQALKKKRSPTDKDPLQVHVGLSDEEGYPHTGTIDFANNKIDPGTGTIQVRAVLENKEGYMYPGLYVRVRVYGDPIPNAVLVQDVSIGTDLAGKYLLIVGKDNIVEKRQVEIGQLDNGMRVILKGIKPGEKYIAEGIQRARPGRPVTITNKQAPAGQQAKGGQQQKNKPAQQKANPATGPKKTGATPSKPAAAPDQQQN comes from the coding sequence ATGCTGCTCAGCGGTTGTAACCAGCCGCCTCCCCCTCCGCAGATGAAGCCACCCGCGGTAACCGTGGCAGAACCGGTTGTTAAGCAGGTGGTCTTCAATGAAGATTTCACCGGGACCCTGGCCTCGGTCGCCTCGGTGGATATTCGCGCCCGCGTCGCAGGATTCCTGGAAAAAATCGACTTCCAACCATCGGATAATGTCAAAAAAGGTCAGTTGCTGTTTGTGATTCAGCAGGACGAGTACCAGGCGGCTCTCGATAAAGCCAATGCCCAACAGAAAGCCGCCGATGCACAGCTGGTCGATGCCCAGGCGACACTGGATCGCTATACAGAACTGTTAAAGAAGCAGGCGGTCACGCCCCAGGATGTGAACGATGCTACTGCAGCCCGCGACAAAGCACAGGCGGCTGTGCTGGGAGCAAAAGCAGACGTCGAACAGGCCCAGATTAATATGGGCTATACCACGATCAAAGCGCCCATCAACGGCAAGATCAGCCGAAACCTGGTTGACGTAGGCAACCTGGTCGGATCCGGAGAAAACACGTTGCTCACGTCAATCGTGACAATGGATCCGATCTATGTCTATTTTGATGCCAGTGAGCGTCTCTGGCTGCAGGCTTTAAAGAAAAAAAGATCACCCACTGATAAAGATCCACTGCAGGTGCATGTAGGACTCTCGGATGAAGAGGGCTATCCGCATACCGGGACGATCGACTTCGCCAATAATAAAATTGATCCGGGCACCGGCACCATTCAGGTCAGAGCGGTCCTCGAGAATAAAGAGGGCTATATGTATCCCGGCTTGTATGTCCGTGTCCGGGTTTACGGCGATCCGATTCCCAACGCAGTACTGGTACAGGATGTCTCGATTGGTACAGACCTGGCCGGGAAATATCTGTTGATTGTGGGGAAAGATAATATCGTTGAGAAAAGACAGGTTGAAATCGGCCAACTGGATAACGGCATGCGGGTGATTCTGAAAGGGATCAAACCCGGAGAAAAATATATCGCGGAAGGTATCCAGCGTGCCCGACCCGGTCGCCCGGTCACGATTACCAATAAACAAGCTCCCGCTGGCCAGCAGGCAAAAGGTGGTCAGCAGCAAAAAAATAAACCAGCTCAACAGAAGGCGAACCCCGCCACTGGACCAAAGAAAACCGGTGCTACACCGAGCAAACCAGCTGCTGCTCCTGATCAACAGCAGAACTGA